In Candidatus Defluviibacterium haderslevense, the following are encoded in one genomic region:
- a CDS encoding site-specific integrase, producing MTSFTQQNSTLIISPATVNGQQYIAVSPIKSTQEQDLIRQLPERYWNPKHKCWYFPKNKAYWTHFKQLFAQYTLQINQGKPIQIDHPKYSKSSSGNKEYSKQEKPELNEEQQIALVSLEAQLRIRRYSSETIKTYCSSFKAFLNYYKGTPTDQLNEGDIKVYLLHLINQNNISISLQNTIINSIKFYYEKVLLRERFFIKDLRPKRSSTLPDILSESEVERLLNCTSNIKHKAILSLIYAAGLRLSEVVNLRKADLLMDQRKIHVKAGKGKKDRMTLLSEKIILRIMEYNDIYKPKYWVFEGQDGGKYSPRSVQLIFRKAVDLSKVNPYATVHTLRHSFATHLLERGTDLRVIQHLLGHGSVKTTEIYTHITDVSKAKIISPIDHLNI from the coding sequence ATGACCTCATTCACCCAACAGAATTCAACATTAATCATTTCACCTGCGACCGTAAATGGCCAACAGTATATTGCAGTAAGTCCTATAAAATCTACGCAAGAACAAGATTTAATCAGACAGTTACCAGAGAGATACTGGAACCCAAAACACAAATGTTGGTATTTTCCAAAAAACAAAGCCTATTGGACCCATTTCAAACAATTATTTGCCCAATATACCTTGCAAATAAATCAAGGCAAACCCATCCAGATCGATCATCCAAAATATAGCAAATCATCTTCCGGCAATAAAGAATATTCCAAACAAGAAAAGCCTGAACTTAATGAAGAACAACAAATAGCCTTAGTTTCGCTAGAAGCCCAATTGAGGATCAGGCGGTATAGTAGCGAAACCATTAAAACATATTGTTCATCATTCAAAGCATTCTTGAATTATTACAAAGGGACTCCTACAGATCAGTTAAATGAAGGAGATATTAAAGTTTACCTTCTGCATCTTATAAATCAAAACAACATATCAATAAGCCTTCAGAACACAATAATCAATAGCATAAAATTCTATTATGAAAAAGTATTATTACGGGAACGCTTTTTTATTAAAGATCTAAGACCAAAGAGATCATCAACCTTACCGGATATCCTTTCAGAAAGTGAAGTAGAAAGACTGCTTAATTGTACGTCTAACATTAAACACAAGGCCATACTTTCCTTAATTTATGCAGCGGGATTAAGACTAAGCGAGGTTGTCAATTTGCGAAAAGCTGACCTGCTCATGGATCAAAGGAAGATACATGTGAAAGCCGGAAAAGGCAAAAAAGACAGGATGACCCTATTATCTGAAAAAATTATCCTCAGAATAATGGAATATAACGATATTTACAAACCTAAGTATTGGGTATTCGAAGGTCAGGATGGTGGGAAATATAGTCCCAGGAGCGTTCAACTCATATTTAGAAAAGCAGTGGATCTTTCAAAAGTGAATCCCTATGCGACGGTTCATACCCTTCGCCATAGTTTTGCTACACACTTATTGGAGCGGGGGACTGATCTTAGGGTAATACAACATTTATTAGGTCATGGATCGGTAAAAACCACAGAAATCTATACCCACATTACTGACGTTAGCAAAGCAAAAATAATTAGTCCGATTGATCATTTAAATATTTGA
- a CDS encoding TetR/AcrR family transcriptional regulator: MDYGDRILNTASELFFKYGLKNVTMDDIAHELGMSKKTLYQEYTNKKDIVETITEKFLTNHEKEYELLVTEAKDAVEELLKLMENLNYIFERLNSRIIYDMQRHFPEAWQKFKEHKYQFMLRKIIDNLNRGVQENLYRKDIQVEIIGRMRLEQIQIALDPMIFPPEKFSIKEIHRQLLLQYLHGITTMKGHKLINKCLNVNED; encoded by the coding sequence ATGGATTACGGAGACAGAATTCTGAATACAGCAAGTGAGCTTTTTTTTAAGTATGGTCTAAAGAATGTGACAATGGACGACATTGCCCATGAACTCGGTATGTCTAAAAAGACACTCTACCAGGAATACACAAACAAAAAAGATATAGTGGAGACCATTACAGAAAAATTCCTGACAAACCATGAGAAAGAATATGAGTTACTCGTTACAGAGGCAAAAGATGCGGTTGAAGAACTCTTAAAGCTCATGGAGAATTTAAACTACATTTTTGAACGGCTGAATTCACGAATAATCTATGATATGCAGCGGCATTTCCCGGAGGCCTGGCAAAAATTTAAAGAACACAAATATCAATTTATGCTAAGGAAAATTATAGACAATTTGAATAGAGGCGTTCAAGAAAATTTATACAGGAAAGATATTCAAGTTGAGATAATTGGCCGAATGCGCCTGGAGCAGATACAGATTGCATTAGATCCAATGATTTTCCCACCTGAAAAATTTTCAATCAAAGAAATTCACCGGCAGTTGTTGCTACAGTATTTGCATGGCATAACAACCATGAAAGGGCATAAGTTGATTAATAAATGTTTGAATGTAAATGAAGATTAA